One genomic segment of Coraliomargarita parva includes these proteins:
- a CDS encoding pyrophosphate--fructose-6-phosphate 1-phosphotransferase, whose product MAETKPVQKVAILTAGGLAPCLSSAIGGLIERYTELHPDIEIICYRGGYKGLLQGDSIKVTAEIRANAATLHKHGGSPIGNSRVKLTNVKDCVKRGLVKEGENPLTVAANQLTKDGVDVLHTIGGDDTNTTAADLAAYLAENDYALTVVGLPKTIDNDVFPIAQSLGAWTAAEEGAKYFENVVAEHNANPRMLIIHEVMGRNCGWLTAATAKAYRDRLDALDWADGVGLTAMRKDVHAIFIPEMDVDIKAEAARLKAVMDEHDNVNIFISEGAGVETIIKEMEAAGEEVPRDAFGHVKLDAVNPGKWFGEQFAAMLDAEKVLVQKSGYFARAAAANADDLRLIKSCTDLAVDCAIARDSGVIGHDEDNRGILRAIEFPRIAGGKPFNIDTPWFEELLEAIGQPKGANIAKAGH is encoded by the coding sequence ATGGCTGAAACCAAACCCGTTCAAAAAGTTGCCATCCTCACGGCAGGCGGCCTCGCCCCTTGCCTCTCGTCCGCTATCGGCGGACTGATCGAGCGCTACACAGAGCTCCATCCGGACATCGAGATCATCTGCTACCGCGGCGGCTACAAGGGCCTGCTGCAGGGTGACAGCATCAAGGTCACAGCCGAGATCCGCGCCAATGCGGCCACGCTGCACAAGCACGGGGGCTCTCCCATCGGCAATAGCCGGGTCAAGCTGACCAATGTGAAGGACTGCGTGAAGCGCGGTCTGGTCAAAGAAGGTGAAAACCCGCTAACCGTTGCAGCAAACCAGCTGACTAAGGACGGTGTCGACGTGCTCCACACGATCGGCGGGGACGACACCAACACCACAGCAGCCGATCTCGCGGCCTATCTGGCCGAGAATGACTACGCGCTGACCGTGGTCGGCCTGCCCAAGACGATCGACAACGACGTCTTCCCCATCGCCCAAAGCCTGGGCGCTTGGACCGCAGCCGAAGAAGGTGCCAAGTATTTCGAAAACGTGGTCGCCGAGCACAATGCCAACCCGCGCATGCTCATTATCCACGAAGTCATGGGGCGTAACTGCGGCTGGCTGACCGCCGCCACCGCCAAGGCCTACCGCGACCGCCTCGACGCCCTCGATTGGGCCGACGGAGTGGGTCTGACCGCCATGCGCAAGGATGTGCACGCCATCTTCATTCCGGAAATGGATGTCGACATCAAGGCCGAGGCCGCACGCCTCAAGGCCGTCATGGACGAGCATGACAACGTCAATATCTTCATCTCCGAGGGTGCCGGCGTCGAAACCATCATCAAGGAAATGGAAGCCGCCGGCGAAGAAGTGCCGCGCGATGCTTTCGGCCACGTCAAGCTCGACGCGGTCAACCCCGGCAAGTGGTTCGGCGAGCAATTCGCCGCCATGCTCGACGCCGAGAAGGTGCTCGTGCAAAAGAGCGGTTACTTCGCCCGTGCCGCCGCCGCCAACGCCGACGACCTGCGCCTGATCAAGAGCTGCACCGACCTCGCCGTCGACTGCGCCATCGCCCGCGACAGCGGCGTGATCGGCCACGACGAGGACAATCGCGGCATCCTGCGCGCGATCGAATTCCCGCGCATCGCCGGGGGCAAGCCCTTCAATATCGACACGCCCTGGTTCGAGGAACTGCTCGAGGCCATCGGCCAGCCCAAGGGTGCCAATATCGCCAAGGCCGGCCACTAA